In the Sandaracinus amylolyticus genome, CCGCTGCACCGGCTATCGCCCGATCCGCGACGCCGCGCACGAGCTCGCGACGATCCGCCGCACCCGGCACGATGCCGACGATGCGCATCGCGCGCGTCTCGAATCGCCCGCGCCCGACGCGAAGCCGTTCTCGTACGCGTCGTCGACGCGGCGCTTCCATCGCCCCACGACGCTCGCCGAGGCGACCGCGCTGCTCGCGCGCGAGCCCGATCTCACGATCGTCGCGGGCGGCACCGACGTGGTCGTCGACATCAACCAGCGCCACGTGCGCCATGCCGGGATCGTGTCGCTCGATCGTGTCGCCGAGCTGCGCGGCGTGCGCGTCGGCGAGAGCGCGATCGAGATCGGCGCGGGCGAGCCGCTCGCGCGCCTCGAAGAGCGATTGCACGGCACCGTCGCGATGTTCGATCAGCTCCTGCCGCTCTTCTCGTCGCGGCTCATCCGCACCCGCGCGACGCTCGGCGGAAATCTCGTGACCGCTTCGCCGATCGGCGACTCGCCGCCGGTCCTGCTCGCGCTCGGCGCCGAGGTCGTGATCGCGGGGCCGAACGAGGATCGCGCGGTCGCGATCGACGAGTTCTTCGCGGGCTATCGCAAGACCGCGCTCGCGAAGGGCGAGCTGGTGCGCGCGGTGCGCATCCCGCGTCCGCTGCCGGGCATCCAGCGCTTCTACAAGGTCAGCAAGCGGCGCATGGACGACATCTCGACGGTCGCGGGCGCGTTCGCGATCGATCTCGACGCGCGTGGTGTCGTGACGAGCGCGCGTCTCGCGTACGGCGGAGTCGCGGCCACGCCGATCCGCGCGCGCCGTGCCGAGGCCGCGCTGATCGGGAAGCCGCTCGGAGCGGCGTCGATCGCGTCGGCGGTCGTCGCGGCGCGCGGTGAGCTCGCGCCGATCGACGATCATCGTGGCAGCGCGAAGTACCGGCGCGCGATGATCGGCGCGCTGCTCGAGAAGCTCGTCACCGACGAGGCGGAGACGGTCGCCGCGCGATGATCGTTCCGTTCGAGCCCGCGCACGCGCCGGGCGCGGTGGACGCCGTGTTCTACGAGCGGCGTCTCGGCTGATCACTGGTTCGCGAGCGCGGAGCCGAGCGCCGCGAAGATCGCCGCGCCCATCGTCATGATCAGCACGAAGCCGCAGCAGCAGAGCAGGATGCCGAGCACCCAGAGCACCGCCTTCACGAGGAAGTAGATGCGCAGCTTGCCGAGACCGTCCGCGAGCAGCTGCTGGTCTTGTCCGTCGCTCGTCGTGATCTTCTCGAACGCGCTCGCCGCCATGAAGAGCAGCACTGCGAGCAGCGCCTGAACGCCGAGCCCCATCACGCCGAAGCAGACGTTCCCGCCGATCGGCATCTGCCGGTAGAGCCCGACGCCGACCGAGCCGACCATGCTGAACAGCGATCCGAGGATCGCGAGGCCGCCCGCGATCTTCATGAAGAGCGCGGTCTGCTGGATGTTCTTCTCGTCCTCGGGAGAGAACGCGATGCGGCCGAGCGGCGAATCGCCACCGCCGCCGTATCCACCGCCACCGGGAGGCGGCGCTCCGAATCCACCACCGCCACCTTGCGGCGGTCCGAATCCACCACCCTGCGGCGGTCCGAATCCACCGCCACCCTGCGGCGGTCCGAATCCACCGCCGCCTCCACCCCACTGCTGCGGCGGGCTCACATCCCACCTCCCATCGCGCCCGGCATCATCGGCGTCGCGGGCCCGAACGCCTGCGTGAGGAACCCGCCGCACTGCATGCCCATCATCACGAAGAAGAGCACCGCCTCGAGCAGGAAGAAGAGCCGCAGTCGCGCGAACGCCGTCGCGAGCAGCGCCTGATCCTGGGTGTCGGTGGTGACGACCTGCTCGAGCGCGCGCCGCACCTGCACGAGCAGCGCGCCCTGGCCGATCATCCCCGCGCCGTAGAGCAGGATCGTCAGCGCGGTGATCGCGGCACCGACTGCCGCCATCGGATGGAACTGCGCCTGCGCGGGGACGCCGGCGAAGCTGAGGCAGCCGCCGAGCAGCCCGAGCGCTCCGAAGACGAAGTTGACGACGAGCAGGAACAGCATCGTGCCGACGAGCGTGCGAATCGCGCTCTCGTCGGCGGGCGTGAACGGGATCCTCGCGGCCGTCATCTCCCCCTCCGGTCTCGCGCGACGATACACCAGGGCGCACCGCCTTCGCGCTACCATCGCTCGATGAACGAGCCTCGCTCGACCCCGAAGCACACCGCGCCCCCCGGAGCGCGCGCGGTGGGCGCCTCGATCCCGCACGAGAGCGCGACTGCGCACGTCACCGGTGCCGCGCTCTACACCGACGATCTCGCGACGCGCATGCACGGCGTGCTGCACGCGTGGCCGGTGATGGCGCCGCACGCGCACGCATGGCTCGAGCGCCTCGACGTCGTGCCCGCGTACGACGTGAGCGGCGTGGTGAAGGTGCTCACGGCGGCCGATGTGCCGGGCGAGAACGACACCGGCGCGAACCGCCGCGACGAGCCGCTCTTCCCGCGTCCTGCGGTCGACGGCGATCCGCGTTCCGAGATCCTCTTCCACGGCATGCCCGTCGCGTGGGTGCTCGCGGAGAGCGAAGAGGCCGCGAAGCTCGGCGCGGCGCGGGTGATCGCGGAGTACACGCCGCGCCCCGCGATCCTCACGATCGAGCAGGCGATCGACGCGGGCGCGTTCCACACCGACGAAGAGCGCATCGTGCGCGGCGACGTCGACGCGGCGCTCGCGGCCTCGAAGATCGTGATCGACGGCGAGCTCTACGTGGGCGGTCAGGAGCAGTTCTATCTCGAGACCCAGGCATCGATCGCGTACGTCGACGAGTCGGGCGCGATGATGGTGCACTCGAGCACGCAGCATCCGACGGAGACGCAGGACGTCGTGGCGCGCGTGCTCGGCGTGCCGGCGAGCGACGTGGTCGTGCAGCAGCTGCGCATGGGCGGCGGCTTCGGCGGCAAGGAGACGCAGGCGAACCCGTTCGCGTCGGTCGCCGCGGTGGGCGCGGTGGTGACGAAGCGCCCGGTGCGGGTGCGCCTCGATCGCGCGCGCGACGTGATCCTCACGGGCAAGCGCCATCCGTTCCTCGGTCGTTATCGCGTGGGGTGCGACGCCGACGGGACGCTGCGCGCGCTGCGGCTCGCGCTGTGGAGCGACGGTGGTTGGTCGCTCGATCTGAGCTTCCCGGTGCTCGGCCGCGCGCTCTTCCACTCGGACAACGCGTACTACGTGCCCGCGATGGCGGTGACGGGGCGTGTCTGCAGGACGCACAAGTCGTCGAACACCGCGTTCCGTGGGTTCGGCGGGCCGCAGGGCATGGTGATGATCGAGGAGGTGCTCGATCGCGTGGCGCGCGCGGTGGGCCTCTCGCCCGACGTGGTGCGCGAGAAGAACCTCTATCGCGAAGGTCACGAGACGCACTACGGACAGCGCGTCGACGATGCGGACCGACTGGCACGCATCTGGAGCGAATTGAAGAGCGACGCCCAGTGGGACTCGCGACGTCGTGAGATCGATGCATTCAATGCATCGAGTCAGAGCGTCAAACGCGGACTGGCGATCACGCCGGTGAAGTTCGGAATCTCGTTCACCGCCAAGTGGTACAACCAGGCCGGCGCGCTGGTGCACGTCTACAAGGACGGAAGCGTCCAGATCAATCACGGCGGCACCGAGATGGGCCAGGGCCTGCACACGAAGATGCTGCAGGTCGCGGCGGACGCGCTGGGCCTGCCGCTCGCGTGCGTTCGCATCATGCCGACGCGCACCGACAAGGTGCCGAACACCAGCGCGACCGCGGCGTCGAGCGGCAGCGATCTCAATGGCGCCGCGGTGAAGAACGCGTGCGACGCGCTGCGCGCGCGGGTGTGCGAGGTCGCGGCGTCGATGCTCGGATGCGCGAGCGACGCAGTGACGATCGAGGGCGGTGTGGTGCGCGGCAATGGGCGTGAATTGCCGTGGGCCGAGGTGATCGACCGCGCCTATCACGAGCGCGTGCAGCTGAGCGCGACGGGCTTCTACAAGACGCCGGAGATCCACTGGGATCGCGACAAGGGCCGTGGTCGGCCGTTCTATTACTTCGCGTACGGCGCAGCGATCACCGAGGTCGAGGTCGACGCGTTCACCGGGATGTACGGAATTCGCAGGGTCGACATCCTGCACGACGTCGGTGACTCGCTCTCTCCGATGATCGACGTCGGGCAGGTCGAGGGCGGATTCGCGCAGGGCGCGGGCTGGCTCACCCAGGAAGAGCTGGTGTGGGACGACAAGGGCGCGCTGCGGACGCCGAACGCGAGCACGTACAAGCTGCCGAGCCTCGGAGAGTGCCCGCCGGTGTTCCGCACGAAGCTGCTCGAGCGCGCGCGCCAGGAGGGCGTGGTCGGCGGGAGCAAGGCCGTGGGCGAGCCACCGCTGATGCTCGCGATCAGTGCGCGCGAGGCGCTGCGCGACGCCGTCGCGGCGTGCGCGACGACGGGCCGTCGGGGCGCGGTGGCGCTCGCGTCGCCCGCGACCGCCGAGCAGGTGTTCTGGGCGATCCAGACGCTGCGCGAAGAGGGCCGGGTGACGATGCCCGAGCCGATCGTCGGCGTGCGCAGCTGAGTTCTCGGAAGGCCCCCCAGCCCCGCTTGCTCAGGCGAGCTGTCGTCGATGGATGTGATCGAAGCGATTCGGAAGCGGCCGGGGATGTACGTCGGCGATGTGCGCGACGGGTCGGGGCTCTTGCAGCTGCTGTGGGAGGCGGTCGCGAACGCGATCGACGAGCACCTCGCGGGGCATGCGTCGCGGGTGCGGGTGACGATCGAGGGCGACGGCTCGTTCGTGGTCGACGACGATGGACGCGGGATCGCGCCGGACATGCGCGCGCTGACCGACCTCCGTCGCTGAGCGCTGCGGCGGGGCGTCACTGCGATCGCGTGGCGGCGCGCCATCTTGCTTCGACGTGCCGCTCTCGATCCGGCGCGCGCTGCGCCTGGGCGTGCGCTTTGCTCGCGACGCGCTCATGGATCCGCACACCGCGCGACCCGAGTTCGAGCACGAATATCCGACGTCCGACGCCGCACGGAGCATCTACGACGATCAGGATCTCCAGCGCGCGGTGCAGGCCTATCGGTTCTTCTATCCGACGGTCTCGATGGAGGCGATCTTCCACGGCAGTCGTGAGGCCGGCGTGGAGGACGGCAAGGCGATCATGGTGCTCGCCGCGGGCCCGCGGCACGTCGGGTTCACCGTCAACTCCGACACTCCGTACGCCGCTTGTGTGCTCGATCTCCAGTCGATGGGTCCCACCGTCATCGATCTCCCGCCCGGGCCCTACGTCGGAATGGTCGACGATCACGATCACCGATGGATCGGCGACATCGGCATTCCCGGGCCCGATCGCGGCGAGGGTGGTCGATATCTCGTGCTCCCTCGCGACTACGCGGGAGAGATCCCGCGTGATCATCTCGTCGCGCGATCACCCACGCGCCGAGCGCTGCTCGCGCTGCGCGCGATCCCCGGTGAGAGCGGCACCGAGGGCGCGATGGAAGCGCTCCGCCGCGTGAAGATCCATCCGTATGCGCGGCCCGACGCACCGCTCGACGTGATCGACGTGTCGAATCGCGACATCGACACGTCCCCGCTGCGCTGGGAGGACAGCCTCGAGTACTGGCGCCGGCTGCACGCGGTGCTCGAGCAAGAGCCGCCGCGCGAAGAATTCCGACCGATGTACGGGCTCCTCGCCGCGCTCGGTATCGAGCGAGGGCGACCCTTCGCGCCCGATCGACGCATGAAGCGCATCCTCGAGGCCGCGACCGAGACCGGGCTCGATCAGATGCGCGTCGAGGGGTTCGCGGCGGGGCGGCCCGATCTCCTCGTGTGGCCCGATCGACGGTGGGAGTGGATCGGCCTGACCGCGAACCCCGACTTCGAGTCGCCGAGCCACCTCGATCTGCAGGCCCGCGATCGCTGGTTCGTGCAGGCGATCGGCGCCTCGCCCGCGATGTTCCGGCGCGAGCCGGGAGGTGGATCGATCTATTTCCTCGCCGCCCACGACGAGAGCGGCGCCTACCTCGACGGCGCCAACACCTACGAGCTGCGCGTTCCGCTGCCGGTCCCGGCGGGCCTCTTCTGGTCGGTCACCGCGTACGACTCGAAGACGCGATCGCAGGTCCGCACCGCGCAGGACGTCGCGGTGTTGAGCTCGCTGCAGCGCACGTTCGAGCCCGGCCCCGACGGGTGCGCGCACCTGTACTTCGGCCCCGCCGCGCCCGCCGGTGGCGAGCGCTCGTGGATCCAGACCACGCCGGGCACCGGGTTCTTCTTGTACATGCGCATCTACGGCCCCGAGCCCGCGAGCTTCGACGGCGCGTGGAAGCCGAGCGATCTGGCGCGCGTCGATCGCGGGCCCGCCCGCGCACGGACGATCTCGCCGGCGGCGCTGCGCTCGATCTCGACGCCCGACTCGATCGAGAGCGCGATCGGACATCTGCGCTTCCACGACGGGATCCCGAGGTCCGAGACGGCAGCACGCCTCTACGATCATCTCGACTTCGTGCATGCCCAGAATGCCTATCTGAATGGCCTCCAGGCAGTCTCCGCCTACGCCATCCGCCAGGGTCTCCACGACGTCGGGGTGCGCGACAACGACGTTCTCGTGTTCTCGCGACTGATGGACTCGCAATCGCTCTTCCTCACTGCGAATTGCGACACCGTGTATTTCTGGTCGACCCTCGATCTGAGCGCCGGGCCGCTCGTGCTCGAGATCCCGCCGAAGACGCTCGGCGTGATCGACGACATGTGGTTCCGCTGGGTCGCGGACGTCGGCACGTCGGGCCCCGATCGCGGCGAAGGTGGGCGATATCTGATCGTGCCCCAGCGCTACGCGGGGCCGCTCCCCGAGGGCGGCTTCTACGTGTTCCGCGCGCGGACCGATCACGCGCTCCTGCTCGGCCGCGCGTTCCTCGAGGACGACGATCCCGCGCCCGCAGCGGCGCGCATCCGCCGCGAGCTGAAGATCCACCCCTACGTCGCCGGCGGAGTCGGCAGCAGCATCGGCGCCTATCTGCGCGGCGAAGGCCCGCTCGGCGTGCTCGGCGCGGCCGCGCGCCCGCCGCGCTTCGTCGAGGGCACGGGGCTCGTGATGAACACGATCCCGCCCAACGACGAGTCGTTCTTCGAGATGCTCGATGCGGTCGTGCAGCTCGAGCCGGCGGAGGCGCTCGATCCCGAGATCGCGGGCCACGCGGCGGCGATCGGCATCATGAAGGGTCGTCCGTTCCGGCCCGACGCGCGGATGCAGCGCATCCTCAGCGACGCGATCGTCGTCGCGAACGCTGCAGCGCGCACCATCGCGATGCGCCCGCGCCTGGCCGAGGGATTCCGCTACTACGGAGAGCAGTCCGGGTGGTCGAACCCGCTCTTCGTGGGTGGATACGAGTTCCTCCGACCGCCGCCGCACATCACGAGCGAGGGAGTCGAGCAAGCACCGAGCGCCGGTGCTCGCGCGCTCGATGCGCGCACCCAGATGTTCTATCTCGCGACCGGCATCACGCCGGCGATGTGCATGCGGCTCGAGAACGCCGGCTCGCAATATCTCGGCTCGTTCTACGACGCCGACGGAGATCCCTTCGACGGAGCGAGCACCTACGAGCTCACGCTGCCGCGCGGGATCCCCGCCGCGCTCTTCTGGTCGCTCACGCTCTACGACAACCAGACGCGCTCGATGCTGCAGACGCCGCAGCGATTCCCGCGCGCCGGCAGCCAGGCCCATCCGTCGCCCGCCGCGGTCGCGAGCGAGGACGGATCGGTGACCGTGTTCTTCGCCCCCGAGCGACCGCAGGGCGTGCCCGAGGGCAATTGGATCCAGACCGTGCCGGGCAAGGGCTGGTTCGTGCTGCTCCGCCTCTACAGCCCCCTGCGCTCGTTCTTCGACAAGACCTGGCGTCCCGGCGAGATCCGCCACACGACTCCGCGCGTCAGCGCGTGACTCGACAGGTGAACTCGGCCGTGAGGCTCACGGCGGGCAAGTACACCCCGGAGTCGTCGTAGTCGGGCGAGTTGATCTGCGCGGGCAGCGACGAGCACTGCAGTCCGCCGACGATCCAGCCCTCGTCCTCGAGCGGCTCGACGATCAGCGTGCAGCGCGACGGTTGCGGGCGCCCGTGACCGACACCGACATGCTCGCGGTCGGCGGCTCTCCGCAGCCGCTCGCGAGCGCAACGACGATTGCCAGGGATGGTCCGATCGATCCGACTCTGCTCATCGAGATGGCTCCTCTGCACGACCCGTGAATCCGCGGGTCGACTCCGACTCGTTCATGCCGCGCGGATCAGACGCTCCGCACCACGCGCGTGAGCCACAACGACGTCTGCTCGTCGGGATCCCACGGCCCGAAGCACTCGACGTCGTAGGTGCCCTCGGCGAGCGCGAAGCGCAGCACGCCGCCGTGCTCTTCGAGGATCTTCGGCTGCAGCGCGGGGTCCTTCAGCGCCTTGCCGCTGAGCGAACCGTCGAAGAGCGCGTAGTCGCCGCCGGCCGCGCGGAACTTCCGGGGCAGCACGTGCCATCCGCTCACCGGCATCACCTCGAGGTGTCCGTCGAGCGAGCGATCACCCTCGCAGTAGATCGCGGTGACGAGCAGCACGCCGCCGAGCTCGAGCGGGACGACCGTCGTCAGCTCGGGATCGCGCAGCACGATCACCTGGTTGCCGGCGAACTCACCGATCGCCGCGAACTGCGGCATGCGCTCCGTCGCGACGTCGCCTCCTGGCCAGCGATCCACGTCCGATTCGCGCAACACCACGGGGGGGCGACCCTGGATCCAGTCGTACATCCGAGCTCGCGGCCATTGTCGCTCGAATCGCACTGCGCTGGAAGATCACTCCGCAAGCATACGTGTCGACGCGCACGCCGGATGATCGAACGGCTCGACGCGGTCGGTGTCGACGACGCAGCGGTACTGCGGGCACGCACCTTCGCACCACACGCGGCCGTCGAGCGTCTGCACCGCACCGCTGCCGTCGGCGCCGATCGAGACGATCGCGACCTCCTCGTCGATCGCGCGCGGCGCGACGAGCGGATCGCCCTCCGCGGTGCGCGAGACGTGCACGCCGCCGGTGCGGCGATGGCCGAACGACGCGCGCGGAGTCCCGGTGCCGGCCTCGCGACGCTCGCCGCTCGCGGGATCGATCCGCACCCAGCGCGGCCCGACGACGACCCCTGCGGCGCGCGTCGCGACCACGATGCCCTGCGCGTCCCATCCGAGCGCGTCGTGGGTCTCGGCGAGGCTGCGATCCCCGGGGTGATGCGCGAGCACCGCGAGCGTGCGCGCGTCGAGCACGTACACGCCTTCCCAGTCGTCGCTCCACGGCCCGACGATCACCGCGAGGCGCGTCCCGTCGGGCGAAGGAGTCGCGCGCGAGATCCGGCTGTACGCATCGGGCGGGGTGAAGTCGGCGATCACCGCGCCGCGCTCGGGGTCGACCAGCTGGATGCCGTTGTGCGGATCGGAGAGCAGCCAGTGATCGTCGCGCCACTCCGCGTACTGCCAGATCCCGCTGAACGTGCGGGCGCGTGATCGGGTCCAGCCGCGCGCGCTCGACACGAACGCGGTGCGGCGTCCGTTCACGTCGCGGATCGCCAGCAGCCGATCGCCCGGGGCGGCGAACACCTGCCAGCTCGGCGGGTACTCGCCGTTGGGCCCGGTCGGCAGCGCGATCGGAGGCAGCGGCGCGCCCGAGAGATCGAAGCGTGCGAGCGAGCCCTGCGCGTCGATCGCGCCGATCCATCCGTCGCCGATCACCGGCTCGACGGGGCGCGACTGGCCGTTGACGTCGCGATAGCGCTCGACCGGCGCGTCGGTCAGGCGCAGCGGCGCGCTGCGCGCGGCCCAGTCGAACAGGAAGAGCCCGTGCGCGCCGTGGAGCACGAGGCGTCCATCGGCGAGCGGGATCCACGGTGCGGGCAGCTCGGCCTGGACCTGCCGGATCGAATCGAGCTCGGTGGGCGGTGCGCACTCGATCCACTCGGCGTGGATCGCGCGCGCGAGGTGCGCGCGACGCGTCTCGTCCTCGGTGGCGTGAAGGCCGATGCGATCGATCTCGCCCGACGCGTCGATGCAGCTCGTCCAGAACGTCTCGCGTCGCGCCAGCGTCGCGCCGTCGCGCAGCGCGTCGAGCCACGCCGGTCCCGTCGCCGAGAACGCGAGCACGCGGTCGTAGCGCCGCGTGAGATCGCGCGACCAGAGCACGTACGCGTGGCCCTGCACCGAGAGATCCCAGGGCGGCACGTCGATCGCGCGCGGCTCGCCCGACTCGAGATCGAACACCCGCATGCCCTCGTGGGTCTGCATCACGCAGAGCTCGGAGGTCGCGGCCACGCGCACCGCGTAAGGCAGCTCGCGCGTCCACAGCCACTCGCGGGTGCGGAGATCGAACGCGCCGACGCGCGCGCGATCCAGGATCACGCACGCACGCCAGAAGCTCGGATCGAGCTCGATGTTCGAGACCGACCCGAAGCGCTCGACCGCCCAGCTGATCCCGGTGTCGGGATCGAACACCCGCACCGCGTCGTCGATCGCCGACACCTCGCGCCGCCCGACGCCCGCGACCTCGATGCGCGAGTAGACGAACTGGCTGGCGGGCGCGTGCCGCACCAGGCGTGGCTCGAAACGCGGGGCGATCGCGGCCGGGGCCGGGGGGCTCGGCGCGATCGGCGTCGCACGGGGCGCGGACGCGCCGCACCCGGCGAGGAACAGCGCGAGGATGATCGAGAAGCGCACGATGTCGCGAACGACGGGCATGGCCGCGTGTCGATTCAGGTCTCGTCGTCCGAGAGCGGCTCGTCGGACTCGAGGGCGCGCCGGATCGCGGCGTCCTCGAGGGCGCGCATGTGCGAGCCCGCGCGCTCTCCGTGCCGCAGCGCGACCAGCTCCCCCACGATGCTCACCGCGATCTCCTCGGGCGAGACCGCGCCGATGCGCAGTCCGACCGGGGCGTAGACGCGATCGAGCGGCGGCAGCGCGCCGCGTCGCGCGCGGATGCGCCGGAGGATGCGCACGACCTTGCGACGGCTGCCGATCACGCCGAGGTACGCGTGGGGCAGCGTCGAGTAGAGATCGAGCGCCTCTTCGTCGAGGCGATGATCGTGGGTCACGACGAGCAGCCAGTCGTGCGCGGTGGGCGCGACGCGATCGCGCGCCTCGCGCGGCTCGGCGAGCACGCGGAGGCACCCCGGGAAGCGCGCCTCGTCGTTCAGCTCGTCACGATCGTCGACGATCGTGACCGCGAATCCGACGGTGCGCGCGATCGCGGCGGTCGCCTTCGCGACGTGGCCCGCGCCGAAGATGACGAGGCGCGGTGCGCCTTCGATCGGCTCCACGAACACCTCCATGCGTCCGCCGCAGCACATGCCGAGATCGCGCCCGAGCTCGCGCGCGATCACCCGCGGCGTCCCGTCGCGCACGCACGCGCGCAGCGCCTCGACGACGACCTGCTCGATCGCGCCACCACCGACCGTCCCCACCAGCGTTCCGTCGGGACGCAGCAGGAGCCGCGCGCCCGGCTGCTGCGGGGTCGAGCCCGCGGCGCGCGTCACCGTCGCGAGCGCGCCACGACCTCCGCCGCGCAAGAGCGCGAGGAGCGCTTCGGTGACCTCGATCATCCGATCGAGAACGTTACTCGACTTCCTGCACGTACTTCGACACCAGCACCTTCACGCCGTGCTCGCCGCCGAAGTCGATCTCGAGCTTGTCGCTCTCGGGCAGGGCGCGGAGCACGACGCCGATGCCGAAGCGCGGGTGGTGCACGCGGCGCCCCGACGTCTCGCGCGTCTTGTCGGGCAGCACGAGGGTGCGCTCGAGGTAGGGCTGCCAGTCGCGCGGGCCGTCGTCCATCGCGAGGTCGAGATCGAGATCGACCGCGGTCACGTCGACGTCTCCGTCGTCGTCCTCGTCGCTCGAGCCCGCCGAGAGGATCTCGCCCATCACGCCGTCGACCACGCGCTCGAGCCACGATCCCAGGGAGCCGCCGTCCGACTCGGTGCGGTCCTCGGGATCGAAGAGCGTGACCCGCAGCGCGAAGCCGGGATCGGGACGGCGCGCGATGCACACGAGGTGCTTGCCGTGCACGCCGAGCACGATGCGCCCCTTGCCGAGGCCCATGTCCCAGGCGCGCTCGGAGCGCGAGCCCACCTGCGCGAGCGAGAACTGATCGAAGGTCTCGGCGCGCGCCGCGAAGAGCGCGAGCGCGTCGTCGGCGAGCCGCGCGCGGAGGAAGTCTTCGAGCGTGTCGACCGCCTCGAGCGAGAGGGTCGGGCGGGGATCGATCGGCTTGGCCTCGCGGCCCTCGAGCGTCGCGACCCGCGCTTCGAGCGCGAGCAGCCGCGCGAGCGCGGCGCGCACCTCGGGGGCCACCTCGAGCGGCCCCGGCTCTCTCACGTCGCGCAGGGCGCGCCGTTCACTCGAAGGAGAGGTGTCTCGTCGCACGGCCGCCACTGCCCCACCCGCGCCGAATCCGGACTTCGGCTTCACTGCTCGTCCTCGCTCCACGGCTCTCGCGTGCCCCCACGCTCGTGCCGATCAGTTCGGGCGATCTCCTGCGAACACCACGCGCTCACCGGGCTCGCCGACGAGCTCCGCGAGCTCCAGCGCCTCGCCCTTGAACTCGTAGGGCACGTAGCAGTTCACCGGCTCCTCGGCGGCGTGCTCCATCGCGACGTGGATCGCGGCGGTCATCGCCTGATCGTTCTCGTCCTCGAGCGTCACGTCCGCGACGACCGCGACGGCGCGATAGTCCTCGCGCGACTCGCGCAGCGTCTTGCGGAGGCTCTCGACGACCTGCTCGGGCTCGCGCTCGTCCTCGCCTTCTTCGTCGGGCGAGAGGTGCATGATCTCGCCATCCTTGCGGAGCGCGAGCGCGAACGGCTCGAACTCACCTTCTTGCTCGAGCATCTCGGCGGCCACTTCGACCGCGCCGTTCAGCAGGTCGTTGAGCTCTTCGCGCGCATCGCGGTCGGACATAGTCGGGGACCATAGCGCCCGACTTCGCGGGCGTCACGCGGGCGAGTGGGGCGAGGTGTCACGCAGATCAGCGACGCACCTCGACCGCGTCCCAGAGGTCGTCGGCGCGCAGCCCGAGCCACGGATCGCTCGCCGGAGTGAGGAAGAGCTCCGCGTAGACGCGCTCGTTCAGCACGGTGAGCCCGGGCGCGGCGCGAAGCAGACCGCGGGCTCGACGATGCAGCGTCACCTCGTTGCGCACGCCGTCGATCGCGGCGACCGAGGCCATGCGCGCCGCGAGCGCGTCGACGTCGTGACGACCGCTCTTGAGGCGGAGCAGCGCGAGGGTGCGGGGGTCGGGGCGCGCGGCGAGCACGTCGGCGGTCGCGGCGAGCTCCCAGCGGATCGGGGGAGGCGTGGACACGCGCGCGAGATCGCGCGCCATGAGCCGCATCATCGGGGTCTCGATCGCGGCCTTGCCGACCGTGATCGGCATCGCGAGCAGCGCGCTCGGCGCGGCCTCGCCGGCCACGCCGGGATCGGAGAGCTGGAACGCGGCGTAGAGCGGGAGCTCGGGCGCGGCGGTGCGGCGCTCCTCCCAGCTGTGCCCGAGCGCGGCGAGCTCGGCGTCGTGCCCTTCGCGCAGGCAGGTGTCGAACGCGTCGCGCGCGAGCGGCGCACAGCGGGTCGCGAGCTCGTGCGCGCGCTCGAGCACCGCGACGAATTGCGCGGGCGCGTAGAGCCCGGGGATCGCGTCGATCGGGCGGCCGTCGGCGTCGAGCACGTAGTGCACGCTGTTGCCGGTGACGGTGCGCT is a window encoding:
- a CDS encoding xanthine dehydrogenase small subunit, whose protein sequence is MTISEAIRFRLNGREVEARGVDPNTTLLHWLRASGLTGSKEGCAEGECGACAVALVETGPDGRTRYEAINSCLFLVVQAQGREIVSVEGIAPSERVLHPVQEAMAKGGGSQCGYCTPGFVVSLFAEYYRGDEGPLDEESFAGNLCRCTGYRPIRDAAHELATIRRTRHDADDAHRARLESPAPDAKPFSYASSTRRFHRPTTLAEATALLAREPDLTIVAGGTDVVVDINQRHVRHAGIVSLDRVAELRGVRVGESAIEIGAGEPLARLEERLHGTVAMFDQLLPLFSSRLIRTRATLGGNLVTASPIGDSPPVLLALGAEVVIAGPNEDRAVAIDEFFAGYRKTALAKGELVRAVRIPRPLPGIQRFYKVSKRRMDDISTVAGAFAIDLDARGVVTSARLAYGGVAATPIRARRAEAALIGKPLGAASIASAVVAARGELAPIDDHRGSAKYRRAMIGALLEKLVTDEAETVAAR
- the xdhB gene encoding xanthine dehydrogenase molybdopterin binding subunit, which codes for MNEPRSTPKHTAPPGARAVGASIPHESATAHVTGAALYTDDLATRMHGVLHAWPVMAPHAHAWLERLDVVPAYDVSGVVKVLTAADVPGENDTGANRRDEPLFPRPAVDGDPRSEILFHGMPVAWVLAESEEAAKLGAARVIAEYTPRPAILTIEQAIDAGAFHTDEERIVRGDVDAALAASKIVIDGELYVGGQEQFYLETQASIAYVDESGAMMVHSSTQHPTETQDVVARVLGVPASDVVVQQLRMGGGFGGKETQANPFASVAAVGAVVTKRPVRVRLDRARDVILTGKRHPFLGRYRVGCDADGTLRALRLALWSDGGWSLDLSFPVLGRALFHSDNAYYVPAMAVTGRVCRTHKSSNTAFRGFGGPQGMVMIEEVLDRVARAVGLSPDVVREKNLYREGHETHYGQRVDDADRLARIWSELKSDAQWDSRRREIDAFNASSQSVKRGLAITPVKFGISFTAKWYNQAGALVHVYKDGSVQINHGGTEMGQGLHTKMLQVAADALGLPLACVRIMPTRTDKVPNTSATAASSGSDLNGAAVKNACDALRARVCEVAASMLGCASDAVTIEGGVVRGNGRELPWAEVIDRAYHERVQLSATGFYKTPEIHWDRDKGRGRPFYYFAYGAAITEVEVDAFTGMYGIRRVDILHDVGDSLSPMIDVGQVEGGFAQGAGWLTQEELVWDDKGALRTPNASTYKLPSLGECPPVFRTKLLERARQEGVVGGSKAVGEPPLMLAISAREALRDAVAACATTGRRGAVALASPATAEQVFWAIQTLREEGRVTMPEPIVGVRS